In the genome of Aspergillus luchuensis IFO 4308 DNA, chromosome 2, nearly complete sequence, one region contains:
- a CDS encoding uncharacterized protein (COG:S;~EggNog:ENOG410PTF7), translated as MATAQAEKPATKTFANDPDDVSDYDSEDDYSDDDTQQKPQQQQQQQQQRRRRRPRQQDPNDEDDTYYSDEYSDDYDDYDDEDDDYYDDEEEEVQAMERYQPTTISSRDNVPAQPIANGGMQEAEGKTGDDWEDQDGMKLKLELNLDIEVELKAHIHGDLTLSLLT; from the exons ATGGCTACCGCTCAGGCTGAGAAACCAGCCACCAAAACCTTTGCTAATGATCCTGATGATGTCTCCGACTACGATTCCGAGGATGACTATTCTGATGACGATACCCAACAAAAGcctcaacaacagcagcagcaacaacaacaacgccGCCGTCGTCGTCCCCGGCAGCAAGACCCCAACGATGAAGACGACACCTACTATTCCGATGAGTACTCGGATGACTACGATGACtacgacgatgaagatgatgactactacgacgacgaggaagaagaagtccaggCCATGGAACGCTACcagcccaccaccatcagcagcCGCGACAATGTGCCGGCACAACCGATCGCAAACGGCGGTATGCAAGAAGCGGAAGGCAAAACCGGCGATGACTGGGAGGATCAAGACGGAATGAAATTGAAATTGGAATTGAACTTGGATATTGAAGTCGAATTAAAGGCTCACATCCATGGTGACTTGACGTTGTCGTTGCT TACTTGA
- a CDS encoding DUF2470 domain-containing protein (COG:S;~EggNog:ENOG410PR5S;~InterPro:IPR037119,IPR019595;~PFAM:PF10615;~TransMembrane:2 (i104-121o182-202i)): MAPDRSNISFTITHMNANHQDSLAAYLQVYCHVSAREAKSARLEDISLSDLVISANGTRYTVPIDPAMGSFSESRSRLVAMHQECLARLGRSDITIKEYRRPEGIEIFLFFVFATALVAFSRRSNFLPGSLFYETVGLEAVPPLAHLFYKTQPFVLTVMGGSHVVEASLLTVKRLRRHGVPVLSLVWCAWVVSNLIEGYTVWMRFDRMVKEEGAKREHRK; encoded by the coding sequence ATGGCACCAGATCGCTCCAACatctccttcaccatcacccacatGAACGCCAACCACCAAGACTCCCTAGCAGCCTATCTCCAAGTCTACTGCCACGTCTCCGCGCGCGAAGCCAAATCCGCCCGTCTGGAGGACATCAGCTTATCGGATCTCGTCATCAGCGCCAATGGCACACGCTACACCGTCCCCATCGACCCAGCAATGGGAAGTTTCTCCGAATCGCGATCCCGCCTGGTAGCCATGCACCAGGAATGTCTTGCGCGACTGGGTCGGTCGGACATTACCATCAAGGAGTATCGGCGGCCAGAGGGGATAGaaatcttcctcttcttcgtgtTTGCAACGGCATTGGTGGCATTCTCTCGACGCAGTAACTTCCTACCTGGGTCGTTGTTCTACGAAACGGTGGGACTGGAGGCGGTTCCGCCACTGGCGCACCTGTTTTACAAGACACAGCCGTTTGTGCTTACGGTGATGGGCGGGTCGCATGTGGTGGAGGCGAGTTTGCTCACGGTCAAGAGGTTGAGGCGGCATGGAGTGCCGGTGTTGTCGTTGGTGTGGTGCGCTTGGGTGGTGTCGAATTTGATTGAGGGGTATACGGTGTGGATGAGGTTTGATCGGATggtcaaggaggagggggcgaagAGGGAGCATCGGAAGTAG
- a CDS encoding 40S ribosomal protein eS8 (COG:J;~EggNog:ENOG410PI2H;~InterPro:IPR001047,IPR022309;~PFAM:PF01201;~go_component: GO:0005840 - ribosome [Evidence IEA];~go_function: GO:0003735 - structural constituent of ribosome [Evidence IEA];~go_process: GO:0006412 - translation [Evidence IEA]): protein MGISRDSRHKRSATGAKRATYRKKRAFEKGRQPSNTRIGTKRIHLVRTRGGNQKFRALRLESGNFSWGSEGISRKTRVIVVAYHPSNNELVRTNTLTKSAVVQIDAAPFRQWYEAHYGQPIGRRRQQKTETTEEKKSNSVVKKQAARFAEQGKVESAVERQFESGRLYAVVSSRPGQSGRVDGYILEGEELAFYQRAIRK from the exons ATGGGTATCTCACGCGACTCTCGTCACAAGCGCTCGGCTACCGGCGCGAAGAGGGCCACCTACCGCAAGAAGAG GGCGTTCGAGAAGGGTCGCCAGCCCTCCAACACCCGTATCGGAACCAAGAGAATCCACCTGGTCCGCACCCGTGGTGGTAACCAGAAGTTCCGTGCCCTTCGTCTCGAATCCGGCAACTTCTCGTGGGGTTCTGAGGGTATCTCCCGCAAGACCCGTGTCATCGTTGTTGCCTACCACCCCTCCAACAACGAGCTCGTCCGCACCAACACCCTGACCAAGTCGGCCGTCGTTCAGATCGATGCTGCTCCTTTCCGTCAATGGTACGAGGCTCACTACGGCCAGCCCATCGGCCGTCGTCGCCAGCAGAAGACCGAGACcaccgaggagaagaagtccaaCAGCGTTGTGAAGAAGCAGGCTGCTCGCTTTGCTGAGCAGGGCAAGGTCGAGTCTGCTGTTGAGCGTCAGTTCGAGTCCGGTCGTCTGTACGCTGTTGTGTCGTCCCGCCCCGGCCAGAGCGGCCGCGTGGACGGATACATcctggagggtgaggagctgGCTTTCTACCAGCGTGCTATCCGCAAGTAA
- a CDS encoding uncharacterized protein (COG:S;~EggNog:ENOG410PNNZ;~InterPro:IPR004843,IPR029052;~PFAM:PF00149;~go_function: GO:0016787 - hydrolase activity [Evidence IEA]), translated as MTTVKTSILLLSDTHTLTPSPPTHPPSSTPYRHPLPATDLLIHAGDLTKVGHKHEHLTTLSFLQSAPASLKLIIPGNHDITLDEPYYKRIGHYRHRYRTDHTAPSATAGSDNFSAGKLTPGQGLSDEELREIKELYTGQEAQDAGIRYLEEGMHVFRLGNGAVLRVYASPYTPEFCQWGFAYPREVDRYNPPEEGEGDGDGGIRKVVPDYPGVDVMITHGPPYGVLDQVVPNHMSVGCEHLYRAVKRARPRLHVFGHIHEGYGATRREWSSGNESVIQCDKERTLEERCARVDVSAEGGNGLRGGEETLFVNASVVTVQYHAVNAPWVVEMDLPTE; from the coding sequence ATGACGACAGTAAAAACCtcaatcctcctcctcagcgacacccacaccctcacaccctccccacccacccacccccccaGCAGCACCCCCTACCGacaccccctccccgccaccgacctcctcatccacgccGGCGACCTCACAAAAGTCGGACACAAGCACGAGCACCTCACGACGCTCTCCTTCCTACAATCCGCCCCAGCGTCCCTAAAACTCATTATCCCAGGCAACCACGACATCACCCTCGACGAGCCCTACTACAAGCGTATCGGGCACTACCGCCACCGCTACCGCACCGACCACACAGCGCCGTCCGCCACCGCCGGAAGCGATAACTTCTCCGCGGGGAAACTCACGCCCGGTCAGGGGCTCTCCGATGAGGAGTTACGGGAGATAAAGGAGTTGTATACGGGGCAAGAGGCACAGGATGCAGGGATTAGGTACTTGGAGGAAGGGATGCATGTGTTTAGGTTGGGGAATGGGGCGGTGCTGAGGGTGTATGCGAGTCCGTATACCCCGGAGTTTTGTCAGTGGGGGTTTGCGTATCCGAGGGAGGTTGATAGGTATAATCctccggaggagggggagggggatggggatggggggatAAGGAAGGTGGTGCCGGATTACCCCGGGGTGGATGTGATGATTACGCATGGACCGCCGTATGGGGTGTTGGATCAGGTAGTGCCGAATCATATGAGTGTGGGGTGTGAGCATTTGTATCGGGCTGTGAAGAGGGCGAGGCCGAGATTACATGTGTTTGGACATATTCATGAGGGGTATGgggcgacgaggagggagtggagtTCGGGGAATGAGAGTGTGATTCAGTGTGATAAGGAGAGGACGTTGGAGGAACGGTGTGCGAGGGTGGATGTTAGTGCGGAGGGGGGCAATGGGTtgaggggtggggaggagacgTTGTTTGTTAATGCGAGTGTGGTGACGGTGCAGTATCATGCTGTTAATGCGccgtgggtggtggagatggattTGCCGACTGAGTAG
- a CDS encoding guanine nucleotide exchange factor DCK1 (COG:T;~EggNog:ENOG410PFQZ;~InterPro:IPR042455,IPR027357,IPR032376,IPR043161, IPR035892,IPR036028,IPR027007,IPR010703,IPR026791, IPR001452;~PFAM:PF00018,PF16172,PF14429,PF06920;~go_function: GO:0005085 - guanyl-nucleotide exchange factor activity [Evidence IEA];~go_function: GO:0005515 - protein binding [Evidence IEA];~go_process: GO:0007264 - small GTPase mediated signal transduction [Evidence IEA]) codes for MPWRPLPRIAFAVAIYPFQPTTPADLPLELGDELYIIEQGGANGEWCRGYLVAPPSLLAGLTSSKGQTLEARVFSGIFPRNCVEIREVLGDGEKTITNGDRSSVAFTVPEGDVRHSMASFQDDDHAFGEVSNVVIAKKGKPSQIFIQRLDEDGRGSPASPRSPQNFLRTNSMPLAPINVAPRDPDAPKPAAPVPMLKIGDETPTSLSEPLVDEIASCLREWHSTNLHQLLLSRQYVTVEEMTKIVEELDFARRQLLYNVLTAQEKDALRQEVVWKLVRGNKALGGEIIVRDPQQRGRLLTGEDSAVELARLQSEMSMLDSSPMQQSDAAALHHLMLEVNAVSGHAPGPVTLAVYLCSQSETGALTPLSETYILDIPSPEKFASMGQSAKLKTLFTDLSSTDIGDSAANGPRLYMVVMVRAPEIASVVSAAAQPRTSISRDSSPGTKQQNGINQSVKGSLRTRRSMMWTSKPRGITSPEQGKEPSKAPPPSSGSNTSAKEKSSSQPVKESTQLRTVGVGFLEVSQILRQEKDAEQVINIWSPSEDGEDKEGRDDGFDGVVRTLLPSPTGKYVRSQRAARLHFHLYPYVDPDADSLVRKNPTSLHNVVQTRRMGFSQAPTKPRSDIYVTISHATFPPEALLSHPQSGQVPVPGHTGLRNLQLTLEVRTSSGARVDRCVLPASNHAAQTAWRTTVADRGAPWNQTIRLNIPTDQIPGSHLIMSIADAPEFPFALAWMPLWDNQAFMRDGPHSLLLHAYDKYTSHIENGKGAYLSLPWSSLGKNESAKDEAITGPLATLRLDTHLCSTEYSQDQVILSLLNWRERPVNEVLDTLKRVLFVPEIEIVKQLSSVLDSLFGILVENAGNEEYEDLIFNDLVTVLGIVHDRRFNLGPLVDHYADNQFNFPFATPCLVRSYLRLLQASSDAQQSRNLRATFKVGRHVLKFIINARLQQKEKEEGIGITRVQSTFNRDLHTIFKSLEALMKNPSPAMVGNKTLVVQHFHTWLPELSKVLSRDEAIMIALSFIDSCKDVTGMLILYKLVLIQHYTRLEIFGSGSERKSLVSSCISWLAPYWGATGSVSDLYRDQVRLCCAIVAELLKQPDPYLYEFVPKIVSSYYSIIPDGVEETTYLSLLFSKSFPFQVKSSKHSQKFDEALVELSAVLAGAATIPNPKRPRLKGLELSSFLTQAFEVHTSILNCEAYPESWFSVHVYNHRATVKSLEYLATILTNKFLPSPDDAETFDTRLWETFFMTLLKVVSSDALALETYPEQKRRAIWKIAGDVREQGADLLHSSWESIGWETTDEEKEQYGLSRLGGYQVQYVPGLVAPIIELCLSVHEGLRHVAVDILRTMILSEWSLNQDLSIIETEVISSLDNLFKRKNMSESVVQKLFIAELSDHFESSADYDEDLSNAVKALIATVDELLDLFVASQGGSMAESLHTLRLMKYMKDMGREDIFIRYVHELAQVQAAAGNFTEAGLALQFHADLYDWDPKRMLPELLNPPFPEQTSFERKEALYFAVIQHFEDAKAWAHALVCYKELAQQYEDIVVDFAKLSRAHGSMAKIYDLISKESKQFPRYFRVQYKGLGFPTTLRDKQFIIECAPTERMVSFIDRMQREHPAAQVVSSGEVHDYEGQYLHINPVSVHRDVDHPVYQRSKIPQSVRDHLLVSEPCHFSSTLRKHVRDVDVKEQWVEKTVYTTAEPFPNILRRSEVVEVKEVALSPLHTALERTWRKTHELSMLQRRAASGEDTGFNNLSEALEQLLDLHAATPNCVAAYRPFLSDAHEEEEGGLVTPKPVDPMKNALAVALIDHALAIKQALALYHRPAHQATQAELTRRFEEAFGPEISSLRPAEIEQTPQWPRRSTPESIKERQKPPASRALSPEQELIRSSRKNHSRKHSAKQSVSHRISVMNPFKRGNHAASNSVSTVQEDPKPQSDTKANGTATEEHVNGEVDQDDAATIHSRTTTQSRDTHHKRRSRLGDVLHKHTSSLSISASATEESQSQKKQRTRSASRDTAGKSHDSVSRTTSHTNGTSADDRPSVSSHKGGWSTIPSITDYPRPVTRSSVNSVRSPELMSPVSQSGGMRDSVFKRFSLLKGVSRKGSRLDFRTETPVREE; via the coding sequence ATGCCCTGGCGGCCTCTGCCTCGAATCGCTTTCGCTGTCGCTATCTACCCATTTCAGCCGACTACCCCGGCCGATCTGCCTTTGGAGCTTGGTGATGAGCTGTATATAATTGAACAAGGTGGCGCCAATGGGGAATGGTGTCGTGGGTACCTCGTCGCGCCGCCATCCTTGTTGGCGGGCTTGACGAGCTCCAAGGGTCAAACCCTTGAGGCGAGAGTATTCTCTGGTATCTTTCCCCGGAATTGTGTCGAGATCCGTGAAGTGCTAggcgatggagagaagacaaTTACCAATGGCGACCGGTCGAGTGTCGCCTTCACGGTTCCGGAGGGAGATGTGCGCCATAGCATGGCCTCCTTCCAAGATGACGACCACGCGTTCGGGGAAGTATCCAACGTCGTAATCGcgaaaaaaggaaagccgTCTCAGATCTTCATCCAGAggttggatgaagatgggcgCGGAAGCCCAGCCAGCCCGCGCTCCCCTCAGAACTTCCTTCGGACGAATTCGATGCCGCTCGCCCCCATCAACGTGGCCCCTCGAGACCCCGACGCACCCAAACCGGCCGCGCCTGTGCCAATGCTCAAAATTGGCGATGAAACACCCACCTCGCTTTCCGAGCCACTCGTCGACGAAATTGCTTCCTGCCTACGCGAATGGCATTCCACCAATCTACATCAGTTATTGCTCTCCCGCCAGTATGTTACGGTAGAGGAGATGACGAAGATTGTGGAGGAACTCGATTTCGCAAGGCGCCAGCTGCTGTATAATGTGCTCACCGCACAAGAGAAGGATGCACTGCGGCAGGAAGTGGTCTGGAAACTCGTTCGCGGAAACAAAGCGCTGGGTGGCGAGATCATTGTGAGAGATCCTCAGCAAAGAGGGCGCCTGCTCACCGGGGAGGATTCGGCCGTAGAACTGGCTCGGCTACAGTCCGAAATGAGCATGCTCGACAGCAGTCCCATGCAGCAATCAGACGCCGCTGCGCTCCATCATTTGATGCTCGAAGTCAATGCCGTCTCTGGACATGCGCCCGGGCCGGTAACTTTGGCTGTCTACTTGTGCTCGCAGTCAGAGACGGGAGCTCTCACACCCCTTTCTGAGACGTACATTTTGGACATTCCTTCGCCGGAGAAATTTGCAAGTATGGGACAGAGCGCCAAATTGAAAACGCTGTTCACCGACTTGAGCAGCACGGATATAGGCGACAGCGCTGCAAATGGCCCTAGACTCTACATGGTCGTCATGGTTCGCGCCCCAGAAATTGCATCAGTCGTCAGCGCCGCCGCCCAGCCGCGGACGTCTATTTCGCGGGACAGCTCTCCTGGTACCAAGCAGCAAAACGGGATTAACCAGTCAGTCAAGGGGAGTCTCAGGACTCGCCGCAGTATGATGTGGACCTCGAAGCCACGCGGTATCACAAGTCCCGAACAAGGAAAGGAGCCGAGTAAAGCTCCGCCTCCGTCATCCGGAAGTAATACAAGTGCCAAGGAAAAGTCTAGCAGCCAGCCGGTTAAAGAATCGACTCAGCTTCGGACGGTAGGAGTGGGTTTCCTCGAAGTTTCTCAGATCCTGCGTCAGGAAAAGGACGCGGAGCAGGTGATCAATATCTGGTCTCCATCTGAGGACGGCGAGGATAAAGAGGGACGGGATGATGGTTTCGATGGCGTTGTCCGCACATTACTTCCAAGCCCTACTGGCAAGTATGTGCGCTCTCAACGAGCTGCTCGTCTACATTTCCACCTCTACCCCTATGTGGACCCCGACGCAGACAGCCTGGTCCGGAAAAATCCCACATCGTTGCACAATGTCGTTcagacgaggaggatgggcTTCTCTCAGGCCCCAACAAAACCTCGATCGGATATTTACGTGACAATCTCCCACGCGACGTTCCCTCCAGAAGCACTGCTTTCGCATCCGCAATCTGGTCAAGTTCCGGTTCCAGGGCATACAGGACTCCGTAACCTGCAACTAACTCTGGAGGTCCGCACATCGTCGGGGGCGCGCGTTGATCGGTGCGTTCTCCCCGCGTCCAACCATGCAGCACAGACAGCATGGCGCACCACAGTAGCCGATCGGGGTGCGCCTTGGAACCAAACCATTCGTCTCAACATCCCCACCGACCAGATCCCTGGATCGCATTTGATCATGAGTATTGCAGATGCGCCCGAGTTTCCCTTTGCGCTTGCCTGGATGCCACTGTGGGACAACCAAGCCTTTATGCGCGACGGCCCTCATTCGCTCCTGTTGCATGCCTACGATAAGTATACGTCGCATATCGAGAATGGCAAGGGAGcttatctctctctaccaTGGAGTTCGCTGGGCAAGAATGAGTCAGCTAAAGACGAGGCAATCACCGGTCCTTTGGCTACCCTGCGATTAGATACACATCTCTGCAGCACGGAATATTCACAGGATCAGGTGATACTCAGCCTTTTGAACTGGAGGGAACGACCTGTGAACGAAGTATTAGATACCCTTAAACGTGTCCTTTTTGTCCCGGAGATCGAGATTGTGAAGCAGCTCAGCAGCGTCTTGGACTCCCTTTTCGGGATCTTGGTGGAAAATGCAGGCAATGAAGAGTACGAGGACTTGATTTTCAACGATCTCGTGACGGTTCTTGGTATTGTTCACGACCGACGGTTCAACCTGGGCCCGTTAGTTGATCACTACGCCGATAATCAGTTCAACTTCCCCTTCGCTACGCCGTGTCTCGTCAGAAGCTATCTACGTCTCCTTCAGGCCAGTTCCGATGCTCAGCAGTCGCGGAATCTCCGTGCAACGTTCAAGGTAGGACGCCATGTCCTCAAGTTCATCATCAATGCCCGTCTGcagcagaaagagaaagaggaaggtaTTGGCATCACTAGAGTACAGTCGACGTTCAACCGGGATTTGCATACAATTTTCAAGTCGCTCGAGGCCCTGATGAAAAACCCTTCGCCTGCGATGGTGGGGAACAAAACCCTCGTGGTTCAGCATTTCCACACCTGGCTCCCGGAGCTCTCGAAAGTACTTAGTCGTGATGAGGCGATCATGATCGCACTCAGCTTCATCGACTCATGCAAGGATGTCACGGGCATGCTGATTCTCTATAAGCTGGTTCTCATCCAACACTACACACGGCTAGAGATATTCGGCTCAGGATCGGAGCGAAAGAGCCTGGTGTCCAGCTGTATCAGCTGGTTGGCACCCTATTGGGGTGCGACAGGTTCTGTATCGGACCTCTACCGCGACCAGGTCCGATTGTGTTGCGCGATCGTGGCGGAGCTGTTGAAGCAACCAGACCCGTACCTGTACGAGTTCGTACCGAAGATTGTGTCCTCATACTattccatcatccccgacGGTGTTGAGGAGACGACCTACCTTTCTTTGCTCTTCAGCAAATCATTTCCGTTCCAGGTTAAATCCTCCAAGCACTCTCAAAAATTCGACGAAGCGCTGGTGGAGCTGTCCGCAGTTCTGGCTGGAGCGGCGACAATACCCAACCCCAAGCGGCCCCGGCTGAAGGGCCTAGAGCTCTCCAGTTTCCTTACACAGGCATTCGAAGTACACACTTCGATCCTCAACTGCGAAGCGTATCCTGAAAGCTGGTTCAGCGTTCATGTCTACAACCACCGGGCGACGGTCAAGAGTCTGGAGTATCTGGCAACCATCTTGACCAATAAATTTCTTCCATCCCCGGATGATGCGGAGACGTTCGATACGAGACTATGGGAGACATTCTTCATGACTTTGCTCAAGGTTGTCTCGAGTGATGCTCTTGCTCTTGAGACCTACCCCGAGCAGAAGCGACGCGCCATCTGGAAGATCGCGGGCGATGTCCGGGAACAGGGTGCGGACTTGCTACACTCCAGCTGGGAATCAATCGGCTGGGAAACCACtgatgaggagaaagaaCAGTACGGGTTGAGTCGGTTGGGCGGCTATCAGGTGCAGTATGTTCCTGGCCTGGTAGCACCCATAATTGAGCTTTGTCTCAGTGTCCATGAAGGACTACGGCACGTGGCCGTCGACATCCTACGGACGATGATTCTGAGCGAATGGAGTCTGAACCAGGATCTCTCTATAATCGAAACGGAGGTTATATCCAGCTTGGATAATCTCTTCAAGAGGAAGAACATGAGCGAAAGTGTTGTGCAGAAACTATTTATCGCTGAACTGTCAGATCATTTTGAAAGCTCCGCAGACTACGACGAAGACCTATCCAATGCGGTCAAAGCCCTGATCGCGACGGTGGATGAGCTGCTCGACCTCTTCGTGGCCTCCCAGGGAGGCTCGATGGCCGAGAGCCTACACACTCTTCGGTTGATGAAGTACATGAAAGACATGGGTCGTGAAGATATCTTCATCCGCTACGTCCACGAGCTCGCTCAGGTGCAGGCTGCAGCCGGAAATTTCACAGAGGCCGGCCTGGCCCTTCAATTCCATGCCGACCTATATGATTGGGATCCGAAGCGGATGTTGCCTGAGCTGCTCAACCCGCCTTTCCCAGAGCAGACTTCTTTCGAGAGAAAGGAGGCCCTTTACTTTGCGGTTATTCAACACTTCGAGGACGCCAAAGCCTGGGCGCATGCACTGGTGTGCTATAAGGAACTCGCGCAGCAGTACGAAGACATTGTGGTGGATTTCGCCAAGCTCTCACGAGCACACGGCTCCATGGCCAAGATTTACGATCTCATCTCAAAGGAAAGCAAGCAGTTCCCGCGGTACTTCCGTGTGCAATACAAGGGACTCGGGTTCCCTACCACTCTTCGTGATAAGCAATTCATCATCGAGTGTGCACCGACGGAGCGTATGGTCTCTTTCATTGACCGTATGCAGCGAGAGCACCCGGCTGCGCAGGTCGTGTCTTCCGGAGAAGTGCATGATTACGAGGGTCAATACCTGCACATCAATCCTGTCAGTGTTCATCGCGACGTGGATCATCCGGTCTACCAACGATCGAAGATCCCGCAGTCCGTTCGAGACCATCTTCTGGTGTCGGAGCCCTGTCACTTCAGCTCAACCTTACGAAAGCACGTTCGTGACGTGGATGTCAAGGAGCAGTGGGTTGAGAAGACGGTTTATACCACTGCCGAGCCTTTCCCGAACATCCTCCGCAGAAGTGAGGTGGTTGAGGTGAAGGAAGTTGCACTGTCGCCTTTGCATACGGCGCTCGAACGGACGTGGCGCAAGACACATGAGCTGTCCATGTTGCAGCGTCGGGCGGCCTCCGGGGAGGACACAGGCTTTAACAACCTCAGCGAGGCTTTGGAACAGTTGCTCGACCTTCACGCAGCCACCCCCAACTGCGTTGCTGCTTATCGCCCTTTCTTGTCTGATGCgcatgaagaggaggagggtggctTAGTGACACCGAAGCCGGTCGACCCAATGAAGAATGCACTGGCAGTGGCCCTCATCGACCATGCCTTGGCTATCAAGCAAGCGCTGGCCTTGTACCACCGGCCGGCGCATCAGGCTACGCAAGCCGAGTTGACGCGCCGTTTCGAAGAGGCATTCGGACCGGAAATCTCTTCGCTCCGTCCGGCAGAAATTGAACAGACGCCTCAGTGGCCTCGGCGTAGCACTCCGGAGTCCATCAAGGAACGCCAGAAGCCGCCTGCGTCGCGGGCGCTCAGTCCCGAGCAGGAACTGATTCGCTCTTCGCGGAAGAACCATAGTCGCAAGCACTCTGCCAAGCAGTCTGTCAGTCACCGGATCAGTGTCATGAACCCTTTCAAGCGCGGCAATCACGCGGCGAGCAATTCGGTGTCTACTGTGCAGGAAGATCCAAAGCCGCAGTCGGATACCAAGGCCAATGGCACAGCCACAGAGGAGCACGTCAACGGGGAGGTCGACCAGGATGATGCAGCCACCATCCACAGCCGAACGACTACTCAGTCGCGAGACACCCATCACAAAAGACGGAGCCGACTAGGCGATGTGCTACACAAGCacacatcatcattgtcGATAAGCGCCAGCGCGACTGAagagagccagagccagaagaagcaacgGACAAGAAGTGCTTCTCGCGACACGGCAGGCAAGTCGCACGACAGCGTGAGTCGGACTACCTCCCACACCAATGGGACATCTGCGGATGATCGGCCATCCGTGAGCAGCCATAAGGGCGGATGGTCGACGATTCCTTCGATCACCGACTATCCCCGACCGGTGACGCGGAGCAGTGTCAATTCTGTTCGCAGCCCTGAATTGATGAGTCCGGTCAGCCAGAGCGGCGGCATGCGCGACTCAGTCTTCAAGCGGTTCAGTCTGCTTAAAGGAGTCAGTCGCAAGGGTAGCCGCTTAGATTTCCGGACGGAGACGCCCGTGCGTGAGGAGTGA